A region of Candidatus Roizmanbacteria bacterium DNA encodes the following proteins:
- a CDS encoding IS1595 family transposase — protein sequence MVCNNRPISKYKRKKILWCFAHDLSATQTSGILGLNRNTVNKYYNNIRQLIYHHQVHQMQRYVGGEIEIDESYFGPRRMRGKSSKRGRGTSFKQVVFGIYERQGRVFTRIIPNCKRRTLHAVMKGKIDLNSTVYSDSWSGYNGLVDVGYDKHLRINHKKNEFSNTKGVHINGIESFWSFCKRRLVKFNGVKKNFPLHLKECEWRWSKSPSILYNELLQIVNVLV from the coding sequence ATGGTTTGTAACAATAGGCCGATATCAAAATACAAGAGAAAAAAGATACTATGGTGTTTTGCACACGATCTGAGTGCTACACAGACCTCTGGTATTTTGGGTCTCAACCGCAATACAGTCAACAAATATTACAATAATATTCGTCAACTCATATATCATCACCAAGTGCACCAGATGCAACGATATGTTGGTGGTGAGATAGAAATTGATGAATCATACTTTGGACCTCGAAGGATGAGAGGCAAGTCAAGTAAAAGAGGTCGTGGGACGTCATTTAAGCAGGTAGTATTTGGGATATATGAGCGTCAAGGACGTGTATTTACTCGTATCATTCCAAACTGTAAAAGAAGAACGCTACATGCTGTTATGAAGGGAAAGATTGACTTGAACAGTACTGTATATTCAGATTCGTGGAGCGGATACAACGGACTTGTTGATGTCGGGTATGACAAACATTTGAGAATCAATCACAAGAAAAATGAGTTCTCAAATACAAAAGGGGTCCATATCAATGGCATAGAGTCATTCTGGTCCTTTTGTAAAAGACGTCTCGTTAAGTTCAATGGTGTAAAGAAAAACTTTCCATTACACTTGAAAGAGTGTGAATGGAGATGGAGCAAATCCCCATCGATCCTTTACAATGAACTATTACAAATTGTTAATGTGCTAGTCTAG
- a CDS encoding L,D-transpeptidase — protein sequence MKKVIPILGVLTLILTGIVVTQFQSISRFQAKKDVMKPAYWFLLHRKSNVEYLYLGKPGDIHESELIRKFTVKTGIPGERPTPLPDLVGREYWVLTDKMESTNNPETAPYFLILDVPTPSEAPFGPSPYLECGGEQCNWELPGYFGLHGVAGNPEKLSSEDPGSSGCVRHRDEDITYLYDLLDPKSGEIRYYVKDI from the coding sequence ATGAAAAAGGTAATACCTATACTGGGCGTCCTCACACTTATTCTCACCGGTATTGTCGTAACTCAATTTCAAAGCATTTCACGGTTTCAGGCAAAAAAAGACGTGATGAAGCCTGCTTATTGGTTTTTGCTTCATCGGAAATCAAATGTTGAGTATCTGTATCTCGGGAAACCGGGCGATATTCATGAAAGTGAGCTCATAAGGAAATTCACCGTGAAAACGGGTATCCCCGGTGAACGACCGACACCGCTTCCCGACCTTGTCGGGAGAGAGTACTGGGTACTGACTGACAAAATGGAGTCGACTAATAATCCTGAAACTGCTCCTTATTTTTTGATACTTGATGTCCCGACGCCGTCTGAAGCACCGTTCGGACCGTCACCGTATCTGGAGTGCGGAGGAGAACAGTGCAATTGGGAGTTACCGGGATATTTCGGACTTCACGGAGTAGCCGGAAACCCTGAGAAATTATCATCAGAAGATCCGGGCAGTTCGGGATGTGTCAGGCACAGGGATGAAGATATTACGTACTTATATGATCTTCTTGATCCGAAATCGGGAGAGATCCGATATTATGTGAAGGATATTTAA